A window from Aerococcus sp. Group 1 encodes these proteins:
- the spxB gene encoding pyruvate oxidase, with translation MAKIDAWVAGLRVLEDWGIKSVYGLPAGSLNSLMDAFEKEQGKINFIQVRHEETGALAASMSAKFTGKIAACIGSAGPGATHLYNGLYDAKEDNVPVLAIIGQRPEVQSNFDMFQEFNQNPYFADVAVYNRRVAYAEQLPKVLDEAIRTAIARKGVAAVEVPVSFGWEVLEEDSWYSSAKSYRDYPLMTPDVNDIDQAVKVLEASERPIIYAGIGTRGSGQEVVELSKKIKAPVVVTGINFDNFDYEFDALLGSAYRVAWKPANEALEEADTVLFAGSNFPFAEVEGTFDHVKHFIQIDIDQQKLGKRHDADVSILGDAGESIRQITEKIAEKTDKGWYKANIDNAKNWKDYLQSLEERESGELQLFQVYHAINQVADEDAVYSIDVGNTTQTSIRHLHMTPKNTWRTSNIFATMGNGLPGAIAAKLEMPDRQVWNLAGDGGFSMAMQDIVTAVKYDLPMINVVFTNERFGFIRDEQEDTNDNFYGIDIADVDFAMIGQAQGASSYTVTEISQLKDVFSQAVADEKDGKVVVIDCKISLDRPIPVEHLELDPKLHEEEAIAKFKERYYAEDLKPLTAYLEAEGVEIRQYQWKDTL, from the coding sequence ATGGCGAAAATTGATGCTTGGGTGGCAGGACTGCGTGTACTGGAAGACTGGGGAATTAAGAGTGTCTATGGTCTACCAGCGGGTTCCCTAAACTCCTTAATGGATGCTTTTGAAAAAGAACAGGGAAAGATTAACTTTATCCAAGTCCGTCACGAAGAAACAGGGGCCTTGGCTGCTTCCATGAGTGCCAAATTCACGGGGAAAATTGCAGCATGTATTGGGTCAGCTGGACCAGGGGCAACTCATCTCTATAATGGCCTCTATGATGCCAAAGAAGATAATGTTCCGGTCTTAGCCATTATCGGCCAACGTCCAGAAGTTCAATCGAACTTTGACATGTTCCAAGAATTTAACCAAAATCCATATTTTGCTGATGTCGCCGTCTATAACCGCCGGGTAGCCTATGCTGAACAACTACCAAAGGTCTTAGATGAAGCCATCCGGACTGCCATCGCCAGAAAGGGCGTAGCTGCAGTTGAAGTTCCAGTAAGCTTTGGCTGGGAAGTCTTGGAAGAAGACTCCTGGTATTCTTCAGCCAAGAGTTACCGCGACTATCCACTAATGACACCTGATGTAAACGATATTGACCAAGCAGTTAAGGTCTTGGAAGCCAGTGAGCGCCCAATCATTTACGCAGGCATCGGTACCCGAGGCAGTGGGCAAGAAGTGGTTGAACTTTCTAAGAAAATCAAAGCTCCTGTCGTAGTGACTGGGATTAACTTCGATAATTTCGATTATGAATTCGATGCCCTCTTAGGTTCTGCTTACCGAGTGGCTTGGAAACCAGCCAATGAAGCCTTAGAAGAAGCCGACACTGTCCTCTTTGCGGGTTCAAACTTTCCTTTTGCTGAAGTAGAAGGGACCTTTGACCATGTTAAACACTTTATCCAAATTGATATTGACCAACAAAAACTGGGTAAACGCCATGACGCTGATGTCAGCATCTTAGGGGATGCCGGCGAATCTATCCGCCAAATTACGGAAAAAATCGCAGAAAAAACCGATAAGGGCTGGTACAAGGCTAATATCGACAATGCCAAAAATTGGAAAGACTATCTTCAAAGTTTAGAAGAAAGAGAGAGCGGAGAACTGCAACTCTTCCAAGTCTACCATGCCATTAACCAAGTGGCTGATGAAGATGCCGTATATTCCATTGATGTGGGTAATACCACCCAAACCTCGATCCGCCATTTGCATATGACACCTAAAAATACTTGGCGAACCTCTAATATCTTTGCTACCATGGGTAATGGTTTACCAGGAGCTATTGCTGCAAAGCTGGAAATGCCAGACCGGCAAGTTTGGAACTTAGCCGGAGACGGGGGCTTTTCTATGGCCATGCAAGATATTGTTACTGCAGTGAAATATGATCTTCCTATGATTAATGTGGTCTTTACCAATGAGCGTTTCGGATTTATCCGTGATGAACAAGAAGATACCAATGATAACTTCTACGGGATCGATATTGCCGATGTCGACTTTGCTATGATTGGTCAAGCTCAAGGTGCTTCTTCCTACACAGTAACTGAGATTAGTCAGTTAAAGGATGTCTTCAGCCAAGCGGTTGCTGACGAAAAAGACGGTAAAGTCGTTGTCATTGACTGTAAGATTAGTCTGGACCGTCCAATTCCAGTGGAACACTTAGAACTTGATCCTAAACTTCATGAAGAAGAAGCTATCGCTAAGTTTAAAGAACGTTACTATGCTGAAGACCTTAAACCTTTAACCGCTTACCTAGAAGCTGAAGGGGTAGAAATCCGCCAATACCAATGGAAGGACACCCTGTAA